In one Leptospira levettii genomic region, the following are encoded:
- a CDS encoding lytic transglycosylase domain-containing protein codes for MKLTDIPSVSSVLGRMESLSQMAKNPSSLVSFPDLLEKEWNKQNGAKQTSESNPVSNDSIRLPFPETAKSLGPSLSRGPKQTGDLIGTIESIAEAQGMDPNLVKAMVKAESGFKTKAVSPKGAMGLMQLMPETAESLGVKDPFDPEENITGGVKFLKGLMKEFKDPEKAIAAYNAGPGAVKRYKGIPPYEETKQYVSKVKRFYKDFSS; via the coding sequence GTGAAACTCACTGATATCCCGTCTGTTTCTTCTGTCTTAGGCAGAATGGAATCTTTGTCCCAAATGGCAAAGAACCCTAGTTCCCTTGTCTCCTTCCCTGATCTGTTAGAAAAGGAATGGAACAAACAAAATGGGGCAAAACAAACGAGTGAGTCAAATCCTGTCTCGAATGATTCCATCAGGCTTCCTTTTCCTGAAACAGCGAAGTCTTTAGGACCTTCTCTCTCACGAGGGCCCAAACAAACTGGGGATCTCATCGGTACCATCGAATCCATAGCAGAAGCACAAGGGATGGATCCAAATTTAGTAAAAGCTATGGTGAAGGCAGAATCTGGGTTTAAAACGAAAGCGGTTTCTCCCAAAGGGGCAATGGGCCTCATGCAACTGATGCCTGAAACGGCAGAAAGTTTGGGTGTAAAAGACCCTTTTGATCCAGAAGAAAACATTACTGGTGGTGTAAAATTCTTAAAAGGTCTGATGAAAGAATTTAAGGATCCAGAAAAGGCAATTGCTGCTTACAATGCAGGTCCTGGTGCTGTGAAACGATACAAAGGCATTCCTCCATATGAAGAAACAAAACAATATGTTTCCAAAGTGAAACGTTTTTATAAAGATTTTAGTTCTTAA
- a CDS encoding response regulator — translation MSQISKVFLIEDDVVTTFLIKTLMEKLSFASEILTYPNGSEALTALRSSEQLPELLFLDLNMPVMDGWQFLDTIQTITPISHIPIYILTSSIDPSDQSKSLSFPNVKGYLVKPLGPKDLHQIQTSRIQKET, via the coding sequence ATGAGCCAAATTTCCAAAGTATTTTTGATTGAAGATGATGTTGTAACTACTTTCCTCATCAAAACTCTAATGGAGAAACTATCGTTTGCGTCTGAAATTTTAACTTACCCGAATGGATCCGAGGCGCTCACAGCATTACGATCATCGGAGCAACTTCCCGAACTTTTGTTTTTGGACTTGAATATGCCAGTCATGGATGGTTGGCAGTTTTTAGATACAATCCAAACGATCACACCCATCTCACACATCCCGATTTACATTCTCACTTCTTCCATTGATCCTTCCGACCAATCCAAAAGTTTGTCCTTCCCCAATGTGAAAGGGTACCTTGTGAAACCACTGGGTCCAAAAGACCTACACCAAATCCAAACTTCGAGAATTCAGAAAGAGACATAA